The window TTTTATTTGAGCCAAAACACATTCTGGACACAACGTGCATTTTCTTGAGGTCATCTTCCACATCGGTCGGTCTGTGATCAGTGTAGAACTCAGATGATTCGGATTCATCAGTCAATGGTCAGAAAACTAATCAGGaactattttttaacaattgatTAACCTCTTATGAAGCTCAAATTCCAAACATTCTGTGAGGATTTCCTGCCTTTCAGTGTATCGTATGGGGCCGTAAACAGGATGTCTTTGGGTCTTGGACTGCtggtcggacaaaacaagcaatttgaagacacAAAGTTGTCTAATTTTGTAATGTCTTTCtcatttctgatgttttataggCCAAATGATTGATTGAATAACCAAGAAACTAACCAAAAGGCAAATGCTATCCATATATTTCTTGTATAGTCTGTATGCGTGCTGTCTGTCTCATATTTACTGCTGTAACACCAATTTGTgatcaataaagtctatctAATGTAAATTAATCCAAATAACTTTGTAACTAGCAGCCCTAGATCAGTGGGCACTCCAGCTCCTTGCCTTTACTGTGACTCCAAAGGCCACAGATGGTGTGAGTGATGAGGAGGCTGTCTGACCTGATGACTGTCACCACTGATTCCCAGCTGAGAGAGACACTGACCAGATGCAGTGACAAAGTCCCACAAATGAGCCTTCAACACTTCCTGAGAGGTGGTGTCACAAAGAAAAGGCTCAAGCTCGGGCATGCATGAAGGAGAGACaaagtggtggtggtgtgtacACCTTAAGCCTACATGTGTAGATAAGGTGGAGAGAGAGTAATAAACCTCTCGTCTTTCCCCTCTGTTTATTAAAAGGTATGCAGGCAGCAGGAGTTGCGAAATCCTCTGGCTGCAGGATTTACATATCTTTAGACTCCTGTTCCAAGACTCCTGTTTCAAAATTACTTAACCCGGGTCTGCCGTGGAAAAACAACAGTCCCGTGTACGTATTTGTGTCGACGAAAACAACAGCGGGACAGACTACTCTTCAGGGATGTTGAAGGGATTTTCTTTTGTAAGGACTTATCCCAGAGGACTCTTTCTTGTGTCAGCTGTCAACTTACCCAAAGATCTGTTCCCCAGTCCATGGCTGCAAAACAAGTTCTGATGTTGGGAGGAAAAGATGGACACCCTCTCAAGGACCGAAACAACCTGGTGGTTTTGGTGAAAGAAATAGcaggtaacaaaaaaaaaactctcctctCGTGACAAAGATTCCACCAAACGTTGAGTCTCGAGAGCGGAGATGGCGGAGGAAATGTTTGGAGGAAGTCTACGCCTTCTCCCTGGCACTGACGAGGCCGTCCTGTCCTTCAGCTCGCGAGACAGAAAATATGTTCAGGCGCTTTTCCTGAAACAAGTGTGGgtccctgagagagagagagcgcgcgcgcgagagagagagagagagagagcgagagagagagagcgcgcgcgcgcgcgagagagagagaccgggGGGGCGTCTCTGCTTGTTTTATCTTAAAGAAGCagcttgatttatttttgtcacaAGCCGGAAACTATAAACTCACATTGTCCGGCAGTAAGACACAAATGTacttaaaaactaaactaataaATATAGTGGACACATGTTGAATGAATCAACGCCTTCTTAAATTATTTGACTGCTAATATGTTCGGACGGAAAGCTATGAATTTCGACATTTAGGGATGCATCCTATTTTTTCATCAAGCTATTTTTCATTGTATTAGCCAATTAAAGTCCAAATTTGGACTTTATTCTGCACGGGGGAGATGACGTAAGCCTACCTGTGAGACCACACCTTTCTCTCCCATTAAAGGCAACGTGCAACACAATGGCGACACCGCGTGTCTAGTTCCCATACGTCCTGTGTTTTAATAACTGAACACATGCTGCTTGGCTCAAACTGCCTTTTAAcaagtgtgtaaatgtgtaaagtGCACGGTGTGCGTGAAACAGGACAACATATAACTAGGCCTATTTATCAGACAAGTCAAAGACATAACTAGGCctacatgaaaaaaataaacaaaaagccTTTTCTACTTTTCCATTAGTCTCTCATTGCAAAAcgttcctccacagcgctgcgaaggaaggtctggctagcccacacagcattctgggacgggagaaaaacgtgctctgcgtttattggtatttctttaaaccaatcccaatcgtcagGGGCGGCACTAAGCGGCTGACAGAGCCATGGCCGCTGCAAAAtggcctcgggaaggaacttgtttaggtggaacatgtgtgtttacgttcaaaagttgttttagtcgtgcaaaagaaaactcggattggacagatagtctagctagctgtctggatttaccctgcagagatctgaggagcagttaaccatagtcctcagaaatccaccggagtttagaattacaacacaaggAAAGCACAAGCTAATGGATATTCAGGCAAAAAGAGCGttatctggcggaatttccatCAGCACCGGAGCgatcctggaagtggaatgtTGCCGATGTAGACTACTTTTCCGTTTACCTCCAAACAGTAAAATATGAGCAAAAAAagcctgtttttttcctgtgttttagttggtttaatgttttctgtttgtttacatggacttcctgttttattttgcaatCCACTGTTTGGTTACatccatagaccgttaatataataatattcatATTAATGGTTACATCCCTGATCACCTGTCTTCCTGTCTTCGTCTACTTTCCCGCCTGTGTGATTACCCTCGCGCCTCTTATGTATCTCACCTGTGTTTAATCATCATCACCTGTGTCCCTTGTATAAAAACTCACCAGATTCACTTACCTGTGCCAGATTGTTGTTACTACTCGTGTGTCTCACTCTCCAGCCTTTTCTAGTGTGTGTTTCCTGATCTGTTGCCTGGATTTTCGACAACGTCGTCTGCCAGTTGGATTTGTGTCATTGCCTGGattgtttactttttaataaacaaaCTTAACTTCTACTCCACGTTGAGTCGAGCATTTGAGTCTGACGTTGTACCCGTGACAACCTGATAATAATTAGGCTACATGCATTTAAGTTCATTTTTATGCAGGGCATTTAACATTGTACTTTTACAGTGTGgcattgtgtttatttaagtgaaagatctgaatacttcatcCACcactgaacaacaacaacaatgtacagcacaacaataacatgtatttatataaGACTTGTAAAATGCAACATTAAAAAGACGTTAAAAAATGGACATCAGGTAAGAACATATGTAGCAGATGCATTCAGGCTGTTTACCCCAAAAATATTGTGactgataaataaattaattaagaaCACTGACATTTTGTATTGATTGTTTTATACATATTGTTGGAACTGAATTAAGTAGGAATGACAGTTGATGATGGTCATGGACAGTCTCCATGTTTAAACACTCCTCACCGAATTGAGAGTGATGTCTCAACTGTCCTAATAATTTAAAGGTAATATGGTAATtaatgtgtgcatgtacatTTAGCGACTGATCTGATCTTCATGGCAACAGTCTTCAGGGAGTAGTTCCAGTCCTTCCACTTTTGCCAAATGACGTGGACGTTTTCAAATCCGATGGCACCATGAGGTGCGTACATGCCGTTGGGATTAGCAGTGTGGCAGGCGCTGTACCAGAATCCACCCAGGTAATGCTGAGCACAGTTCTTATCCCACTGGTCCTGATCTTTGTCAAACGTGGTGAACTTCATGTTGTTATGGCCTGTCAAACTGTCTCCtagaaataaagacaaaaacaatgttaGTTGAACAATATCTGATGTTTAAAACTTCATCTACTGCAACTGTGTTATCATTTTGCCAGTGAATGACTTTAGTGAAATATTTTGCTTTGAAAAGTTCCTGAATTTACAGTTGATTACGGTTCATGAGTGTAATGAAGTACTGTTACTCATGTTCAATTTAGGTAcaaattttgaggtacttgtactttaagttttttttgttgcttatttatactttatactcaaatacattaatttaacattacttttccgattacattttacagtaagAAACATGCGCTAAGCTTATAAAAATACTGTAAGTTGTTAACCCATTTCCCATCTAAACCGCTCATgtggtttcatttaaataactgtTTGAACTTAGTTTTTCTTCTGTGCTCTCTCATTAATGATCACAACCCTTCAGATGTATCTTGTGACCCTTATGAGGGGACCTGCACCCTAGGTTGGGAACCTCTGGACTAAACTACCTAACAGTATATAAAGAAGTTTAAGCTCCAGCTTGCATAAACAAATGATAGAGTGTATACTATATCAGTCACAGAGGGGATTTTTCTGCAGAATAAGTACATTAGCGAATGATACTTCTGTACTGTCTGTTCTACTTGGGGTTATGGTTAGGGCCTTAAACAATGGATTCAGTCTGTTAAGTGTACTTGAAGCAGAGGTAGACATTATTAGTGTGTAAGCAGTAGCCCCGTCCGGGTAAATAATCACCCCTGGTTTTAGGGTTAGTGTCCTAGTTGTTTACAAAATGGAATGTAAGATTCAAAATTAATATTTACTGCACAGTTTCTTAGCAGCAGAACACTCTCTTACCTTCACAGACTCCAAATAAATGGGCCACGCATGcgtactatttaaaaaaaaaaatgaacctaTTATCTTGGAACCCTTTTTCAGATTGAAAGGGCCtttatgtttcatttttcaTGAATTTGACAACAGTTCAATCTGTCTCTGGAGAGCCACATTTCATTGGCATCACAAAAATCAATGTAAGCTGTCACTAGGGGTTTCTAGCCTGTTAGTCCACAGTATTACATCTAGTTTTGTGAGGACACTACAAAACCTAACTTGGAAAATGAATGATTTAAGGACCCATTTGTAGACGAgtcttgattaaaaaaacaaaaacaaaggagaaaggaacatatttcatttaaaaaaaatttccctATATCAAAGTTCACAGTAATGACATTCATCCATATATCTTGACATTCAAACCTATGCTCCCTAAAGTAATATGCACACTGAAATCCTCACCTGCTGCTCCGCCAGTGAAGCTGTCGATGTGAAGCTGATAACCGGTGTTCTCAGAATCAATTGAGAAGGAGGAGTATTGAGCTGACGCCTTCTCTCCCTCCCAGTCCTCCATGTCGACCCGCAGctcattcttcttcctcataGTTAGCAGGAAGATGTTTTCCAGGCCTGAGAAGGTGCACAAAGATCTTTAATTTCACCTTTTTCACCAAAGCCCTATATGCTATCATTACTCTGCATTTCTTAACCATTTCTTTAGCTATTTCTTTCTTCCTCAGACTCAACTCCTCATCTAGTTTGAAGTCATGCTTCGTCTCAAACACCAAATTAAGATGGAAAGCAGCACAGGtccctgtgtgtttagtgtaTTTTACCCTCAATAACTTACCAAGCCAATATTCTCCAGCCACATTACCAAATCCAATCTTATAGTGCCTCCAGGGCCTGTAGAAGTTTTCAGTCCCATCGATCCTTCTCTGAAATACCTAAGAGGGACAATGGGAGGATgagagatagagaaaaaaagattacttACAGGAAATAGTATACCCCTAGGATTCCCCTAGCACCCCCTTAGCACACCCTAGAAAGTGCTGTggtttatttacaataaaatattcCCCGTTAATGTGTAAACagtataatttatattttttttaaatgaataaatacattactAAAACAAACCGATTATTTTACTTTGACTTTATCTGTTATGTACAGATATGACTACATTATGTTTTACCATGTGTGCAAGTATGAATGCCGTGCgaggatgtgtgtgtatttatgtgtgtggttGGCTGTCTGTGGTGTATTTGGCATGCAGCATTACTTTTCTGCAGATATAAGCTACTGTATGAAAGCGGCAGTAATGACTGTGTAAGCCCGGCTggtatttgaaatatgtttgatGGGCTAATCAGagttttatgtttctgttttattggaatttagttaaaaaacataaatcaaactctctttccctctcattCGCTCGCTTAATAAACCACGGCGGAGGAGGGtgcgtatctgtgtgtgtgtgtgtNNNNNNNNNNgtgtgtgtgtgtgtgtaggctatgTGTGTCAAGGGAACCCTAAATTTTAGAGCAACCCCATAGCACCAGCAAAAGAAAATCCCACCACTGACcaggttacacacacataagaaACCTGAGTATGTATGCGACATGTATGCATTCGGTTTCAGTCTTTGAGGCAGCAGAACAAGCTGAAAGCACAGCATCTGGGATTTTATCACCTTACAGAGTTGTTATGGCTTGCTGCATTTTCACAGATCCAGCAAACCAGGAGCAACTTTAGCATCAATCTGgagtttctggccacctgatgaGAGTACAGGATTTACTTTACTATTacttctgtttttggtctccaccaacttctGAGGGAACTTTTTGGCTCTTTGTCTGTCGTTTTatgctgtctatagtgtttaaTGGGTTTTTCAAAGGATCTAGAAATGAGATGAATGAGATTTTTGACATCTGACAAGCAAAACAATAAACTAAAAGGTTTTTTGGAGCTGTGATGAAAAGTTACGACTGAGGGGATAATTCATCACTCCGAGTTACACATTTGATCAAGTGTGAAAGgaatactatgacattttaggCAACATGCTTATTTCCTTTCTTGCTAGGAGTTAGATTATTTAATCTGAGATTAGATTTGTCCAagatacatacaaacacacacacacacacacacacacacacacacacNNNNNNNNNNacacacacacacacacacacacacacacacacacacacataaaatgtaCAATGTTTAAATGAGGCACACGGTCTCATTTGTTTAGGTTTATGATGATCAAATCTGATCAAATCTGAGGTGTACTGACAGTCCATCTGCCCCCATCAGTGTCCATGTCACAGAAGACATGCAGAGGCGTGGTGGGACCTCCTGGGTAGATGGTGTACACCCCGCTGGAGCTGGTGTTGTCATGGCGATGGATGTCATCACAGTCAATGGGCAAATAAAACTGGGAGTTGGAGTGAACTGAGGTCGCAAGAACCAGCAGAGCCACGAATAATGTCCCCTGGATACAAAAGAAAAGGGATCAATAATATCTACAGCACCTTTCACACTGAGTTCCTGCACTCATTGACAGATGTACCAACACAAATTAAACAGCAAATGTGAAGGGAAAAGGGTCTCATGTGGCAATGCAGGGCAATGTTTGTAGTAAAGAAATGGCACAGACAACAAATAACTGCAATTtatagaagacaaaaaaaatgaattcacTTATAATTTGTGGCACAATAATTCAATCAATGCTTCAGTAACAGCTTGTGTTACTATCAATCATCCTAATTAGCATATTCTGTCTTtcatacata of the Etheostoma spectabile isolate EspeVRDwgs_2016 chromosome 2, UIUC_Espe_1.0, whole genome shotgun sequence genome contains:
- the LOC116707326 gene encoding microfibril-associated glycoprotein 4 isoform X1 is translated as MTTMMMMIQGTLFVALLVLATSVHSNSQFYLPIDCDDIHRHDNTSSSGVYTIYPGGPTTPLHVFCDMDTDGGRWTVFQRRIDGTENFYRPWRHYKIGFGNVAGEYWLGLENIFLLTMRKKNELRVDMEDWEGEKASAQYSSFSIDSENTGYQLHIDSFTGGAAGDSLTGHNNMKFTTFDKDQDQWDKNCAQHYLGGFWYSACHTANPNGMYAPHGAIGFENVHVIWQKWKDWNYSLKTVAMKIRSVAKCTCTH
- the LOC116707326 gene encoding microfibril-associated glycoprotein 4 isoform X2; the protein is MTTMMMMQGTLFVALLVLATSVHSNSQFYLPIDCDDIHRHDNTSSSGVYTIYPGGPTTPLHVFCDMDTDGGRWTVFQRRIDGTENFYRPWRHYKIGFGNVAGEYWLGLENIFLLTMRKKNELRVDMEDWEGEKASAQYSSFSIDSENTGYQLHIDSFTGGAAGDSLTGHNNMKFTTFDKDQDQWDKNCAQHYLGGFWYSACHTANPNGMYAPHGAIGFENVHVIWQKWKDWNYSLKTVAMKIRSVAKCTCTH